taaaaaaatcaacaacaaaaaaaccctgCTGATATCATTAGTGTGCATCAGTGAACATGTCATTTGTCCCCccaaacaataattttatttcatttattatgcACTGTGCTGTATATGCAGTTGTGCACGCCACAGTCTTAGcccatgtttttgtgtttttaaaaaaggaTTTTCTTCCATTGTTTAGGCCTACTAATGTTTAATTCAATGACCAACAAATAGTTGCAGCAACCTGTTTTCAGATGCTGGTGGATTTAttgaaacacaacagcaaatacAGATAAACAACCACCACAAATGGGTATTAACATTGTGTCCccgttctctttctctctccaagtTCTGCTCAAATAAAAGCGCATCAGCTTTTTGCCACAGGGCTGTGAAATTGTGTGTACATTCCTGTAGTCATGTGGCCAGGCTGAGTCACAAGCTGGgagtgaaagagaaagaacagagagagacagaagaagaGCGAGAGGGGCAGGATTTAAAAGCTGCCATCAGAGTTTAACATTCATATAAAGAGGAAGACACACTGCAtagagaatgaaagagaaagagtgagtgGTGGCGAGACTAACAATTAGGAGGATGGCAAAATAAATTGTAATAAAGAGTTAAATAACTATTAAAACAGTGGGAGGAGCCTGACAAGAAAAAACGGTTGTGGCAACTGCAGGTATGGCTCTATGAAGAGACTGACACAAAGTGAAACTAATGGACAGACGGACTTGTTATCACATGCAGATTCTGAGATAACACTTcagaaataaaatgtgtttgCTCTATTAGCAAACAAACAAGGGTGAGTGAGAAAGTGATGGAGGGGGTAATTTAATAGTTTTATaaagctctctttctctcactctgtgTGTCTTACCTTTGTTTCTGCCAGCAGATTGCCAGTTGTGAGTGTTATCGCATACAGGTTTGTTGAAATTCCAGTAAATCTTGattggtgttccacagaacacaGTGGTAAAACATTAACAGCTCTATGAAGCAATATATCACCATCATGTATGCAAAGGTTTATGTGTATTGAtattgtgtacatatatataaataacattgACAATAGAATGACAATTATTATTTAGAAAGTGCATGCAGCAGAACTTTGTAGAACTGGTTGAGAAGCCCTgtcctttttcttattttttgagAAACTAACATCTTCCTCAGTTTCTTGTGTACGAAACTGTAAAAAGAGAAGTTGTCTACAAGGTTGCTGTTTCCTGTTCTTAAACAGGCAGTGCGCTGTGCTGAAAATATCGAGTCTTTGAACCCCAACAACAAGCTGGACCCTGGTTGAAGGTATGCCAACAGACTCTGCCAATTATTTAGAACACTACATCTGATGTTTCTTTTATGCAATGTCCTTTATGACTGCAATATCAGTTTTGAATGACCTTACGTAGGCTTTTTATATTTCTGAAATGActgaaaacacaacacaatagttaaccatttttatgttttctgaGAAAATGTAGTTGGCGTTTGCTATTTAAAACTAGGTTCTATGATGcgagggtgttgctatgcagttgcttagcagttctgaatggttgctagggagttgctagggtgttctgggtggttgtttactggtccaagtcaaaagagcccaccctaaAGTCTCTGTGATaatctggtccctagatatggctttcATTGgcgtacattgccaatgcataaTTAGACACTATACagtacagatataaaacaaattgaatgtataaaatcacaaaacaattattttctctggctgtcgTTCAGTCTCTGTAGcacacatgctgggtctctctcgcgcggttttgtttttgacactggttcagatgacactGAGTGAGCATTTTCGGGCAATGCGAAGAGATActgcagcttgcccgtatctctcccacacctggctcgccacttgcgggtgaagtcttcattctccatacagtaaatccgctcctgtgATCATTATCCCcatgtgcagtcgagtcgagcgTCTACTCGAGCGTgaaaaaaatggatactgcattaattgcttttattttgttttatatgttaAACAGtgaactattaaagggatagttcacctaaaaatgaaaatgttctcatcatttactcacactcatgccatcccagatgtttatgactttctttcttctgcacaacacaaacaaagacatttagaagaatatctcagctctataggtccatacaatgcaagtgaatggtggccagaactttgtagctccaaaaagcacataaaggcagcataaaagtaattgatatgactccagtggttaaatcaatttcttcaaaagtgatatgatagatgtgggtgagaaacagatcaatatataagccatttttttaactataaatctccactttcacttttatatctgaaagtcacatgtggtgcctgtttagtttcactttcacatctaaaagtaaaagctaaagtgtagatttatagtacaaaaagtacttaaatattgatccatttctcacccacacctattctattgcttctgaagacatggattaaacctctggagtcttatgggttacttttatgtttcctttatgtgatttttggagctacgaagttctgatcaccattcacttgcattgtatggaccaacagagctgagatattcttctaaaaatgggGGGGTGGTggtatagtggactaaagcactgaactgataagcaaaaggttgttggttcaatccccacagccaccaccattgtgtccttgagcaaggcacttaactccaggttgctccagtaataccctgtaataagtgcactgtaagtcattttggataaaagcatctgccaaaatgcataaatgactaaaaatctttgtttgtgttctgcataaaaataaataaataagaaagtcatacacatgagggtgagtgaatgagaattaaaatttttgggtgaactgtccctttaatcacagaaattaatgcatacaatttcccagccctattaaataaatatatttatttttaccagtaagcaaccacccagatcaccctagtaaccacctagcaaccaatcagaacacggTAGTATTATAGCAGTGATGATGTGTTTGCCCCAATTGTATTTTTACTGCTTAGTAAGTAATTCAACATTCTTCATGCCAAATTATATATTCATTTGTAGCTTATATCCAAAGTGTGTCCTTATATTTGGGTGCCTGTGTTTTCTAGCAGGTTATGCCAGCAGCTGTCACCATGGAGGGGAGGGAGTGGCGGTGCAATGAAGAGGAAAGTGGTGATGTTGAATCCCCCACAGGACATTCAGCCAGTGCAGGAGAACGAGGCACAGTGTCCACTTGGACGAATGGTACCATTGCACTATTACTCTATCCTGCCCTCTATTTCAGTATCTATAACACACCATCTAACAGAAATCAGTAAACACAGTGTAATTGTTACTGAGAGTGATGTGATTTTACTTTCCTGGTTTTTTGCTGGTTTAAGGGTTTGGGCAGGACCCAATGGTCCTGAAATGCTTGTGATACAATGATAATGCAGAGTCTTCTGTAATGCCACAGGAACTAGAAACAGGTGATCCAGAGTATACAGGGCTCCAATTCTTCTGAACACATTACTTTCATTTTTAATTCTTAGTAGGTTTGAAGAGCCAATTAGATCTAGCGCAAATTTCCCCTGACAACAAAATGATTAAAGTATTAAAGATTGGATTTCAGCTTAAGAAAACTCACCTGATCTCTTTCTGTCAGGTCAGGTCTTGGTAGCGGTTCCCACATCCTCTTGGTTGGCTCCCAGGTTTAAATTTTCACACTGCAGGACTCTTCTGGAGGCAAATGGCTTCAAGGCCAGTGAATTTCCAACATTGTAAACAATCATTTCCGCATGACTGTCTCTACACCATATTTACACTTTCTTCACATTAGattttaaagaattaaaagtATAGCTCATACAAAAacgaaaactgtcatcatttagctaatcaccctcatgtcattccaaacctgtatgacgaATTCTTTCCTCCATGCACacaatgttttgaagaatgttcagactgctctttttcatacaatgaaagtgaatgggaacaagggctgttgagctccaaaaatgacaaaaaagcaaacaaaacctaaataaaattagtccataccacttgtatgctatattccaagacttatgaagccatacgataactttgtgtgaggaatagaccaaaatgtagtcattattcactaaggccaggggcagactgggaacaAAAATCAGACCTGGAGAAAATTTGACGAGCCGGGCCGGGGTGGTGTGATGTGATGTGAAGTTGTCGAAGGGTGGGCTTGTGGCAATGTTTCGCTGTCCCCTTCTACATATTGCGGCACAGTTTTGCGGCCCCCTCCAGCTTATCGTGGCCCACTTCATCATATTGTGGCCCACTTTGGCATATCGCAGTCCTGTTTTGTGGCCAGCCCACCAGGAAAACTCCCAGTTCTCCCGATGGTCCTCTGACAAAGGCCATGTcgacactaatatgtttttgtttgaaaacgcattcattTCTCAaaatttatgcctctcatccacactaaaacagcattttcctccaacAAAAATGGAGTGTTTTGAAAATGCATATACTAACGTCTcaattactgcatactttggaaaatgaaaaCATTAGGGAACTGAAAACAGGTCCTAATGGATTAAAAATctaggtttgacatcaatgatgcAAAAAGACATTAGTTTTTTAGTATTTCTCATAAATGATTGTATCGCTGCAAGTTTGAACATGCGAAaccgcaaatgagatttgagagctatagtGGATGACAAGATTTCAGTGAATAACAGTTAATTTGATGTCCTTTTCTTACATAAAGCTATCATTTGGCATGACTTTTAATATTTTCTGACTTTCaaggtgctttttggagtttgtcAGCCCCTGGGTCAGTTTATGCTTTGAAAAATGCTTTGAACATTCCTAAAAACATTGCCTTGTGTGTtacatagaagaaagtcatagaagtttggaatgacatgagggtgaaaaaacgatgaccgaattttcatttttgggtgattattattttaattgggtAAATTATTTTACACTACATTACCTCTACATAATTTAATGTTGACTGTTTAACTGTTACAGATTCCAGTCGAGGAATTTGAGGGTCCACTTCATATAGCACTGGACCACCCGTCCGTCAGAAGATACTTGCTTTTCAACTCATCCGTTTTTAATTTCATCATGGCACCCGTAAGAAAGCCTTGCTAAACCTCAGTACTGAGCAATTCCAAAATGCCCACAGGCATTTTTCCTGCTTTTCTTTATTCAACAGTAAAATAAATCTTAAACAGTATGTTTTGGACTCACCAACATGACATTTACCTCTCAGATCACCTTTCATTGCTTTGCACAATAGCAAGTTCAGTCGGCATGCAAATGGAATAACCAGGCAGGAATGTCCAGAATCAAGTGACTGAAAGGAAATACAGGAgtgtttttgcttgttttgtgTCTGTTGCAGTTGTTGTATCTGGTGCTGTGGTGTGCTGTGTACTCGACCCTTCACATGTACCTTGAAGGCAGCACAACAAACTTCTGGGTGCTCTGTCTGTGTGTCAGTCTGGTGTCCATAATcatcaccaccatcatcatcctcatcttccACAACAGCAACAAAAAGGTGGGCTGTCACATGACATGCTCTAGTATCACTTTTTATGTCATATCTAGTAATATCCGGTTTTTACATTGTGTTCAATTAAACTGTATTCTCTTTTAATGCAGGTATACTGCAGGGCAAACAACAGAAGACCATAGCTAAGACTTACATCTCTTTGTGTTGATGTTTCAGATAAACATGAACATAGATGTGCGGTTGGTGGGGGTAAATGAGCGGATGGTCAGACACAGGCTGCTGTTGGGAGTGGCTGACTGGGTACATAAATGCAAAGGAAAACTGCAAGTAATTTCACCTTTCACTTTTATAACGAAACGCATTCAATCTCTGCTAATGCTGCTTTCAAGTCATGTTGGAATGATTGTATTTATGAGATAAACACACATGAACTTCTCCAAGTTGTAATTACCAAAACTGGGGATTTTCTTTAAaggccccatgaaatcaaaatttgactttttgtggtttttagtcttaatgaaatagttcacccaaaaatttaaattctctcatcatttactcaccttcatgccgtcccagatgtgtatgactctcttttttcttgcagaacacaaatgaagatttttagaagaatatttcagctctgtaggtccatacaatgcaagtgaatggtgactaaaacattaagctccaaaaagcacataaaggcagcataaaggtaatccataagactccagtggttaaatccatgttttcagaggtgataagataggtgtgggtgagaaacagatcaatatttaagttcattttttaatatcaatgtccactttcacattcttcttttgtttttggcgattcgcattcttcgtgcatattgatagagaattgatagtaaaaaaagtcatatggattacttttatgctgcctttatgtgatgtttggagcttgaaaggcgtggtcaccattcacttgcattgtatggacctacagagctgaaatattcttctaaaaatctttgtttgtgttcttctgaagaaagtcatacatatctgggatagcatgagggtgagtaaatgagagaattttcatttttgggtgaactatccctataagtcatcagtggctatgtttacatgtacactaccattcaaaagtttagggtcacttactcgttctttatttttttcacattttagaata
The sequence above is a segment of the Myxocyprinus asiaticus isolate MX2 ecotype Aquarium Trade chromosome 34, UBuf_Myxa_2, whole genome shotgun sequence genome. Coding sequences within it:
- the LOC127425018 gene encoding transmembrane protein 268-like isoform X1, giving the protein MPAAVTMEGREWRCNEEESGDVESPTGHSASAGERGTVSTWTNGQVLVAVPTSSWLAPRFKFSHCRTLLEANGFKIPVEEFEGPLHIALDHPSVRRYLLFNSSVFNFIMAPLLYLVLWCAVYSTLHMYLEGSTTNFWVLCLCVSLVSIIITTIIILIFHNSNKKINMNIDVRLVGVNERMVRHRLLLGVADWVHKCKGKLQLFFVFWDLSPCLRSLTEALEDRSIVRDQVQNRIKKRMSHLVLVTEVTTLDSEDGLVDEEAPDEEHPLLVGGRERSASTSQREDSKLTKNFSLMPDTTLSYQALAEQLLMTYSALYVRLLVSNKLPASSQCPLGAGKNHSTGSLCLCEYVGSKVLQ
- the LOC127425018 gene encoding transmembrane protein 268-like isoform X2, with the protein product MKRKVVMLNPPQDIQPVQENEAQCPLGRMVLVAVPTSSWLAPRFKFSHCRTLLEANGFKIPVEEFEGPLHIALDHPSVRRYLLFNSSVFNFIMAPLLYLVLWCAVYSTLHMYLEGSTTNFWVLCLCVSLVSIIITTIIILIFHNSNKKINMNIDVRLVGVNERMVRHRLLLGVADWVHKCKGKLQLFFVFWDLSPCLRSLTEALEDRSIVRDQVQNRIKKRMSHLVLVTEVTTLDSEDGLVDEEAPDEEHPLLVGGRERSASTSQREDSKLTKNFSLMPDTTLSYQALAEQLLMTYSALYVRLLVSNKLPASSQCPLGAGKNHSTGSLCLCEYVGSKVLQ